In Saprospiraceae bacterium, the sequence GTACCAGTTTGTCTTCAGTAGACATCAGCTATACCGATGTAGGAGATAAGAGCCAACCTGTAGTTTGGATCTGTCATGCACTGACAGCCAATGCTGACCCACAGGAATGGTGGCCAGGACTGGTAGGTGAAGGAAAATTACTGGATCCGGCTCGTTATCGGATTATTTGTGCCAATAATCTTGGTTCTTGTTATGGTACCACTGGCCCAACCAGCATTCCGGCTGGAGGAGTAAAAGCATATAAATCTGATTTTCCACTGATTACAATTAGAGATATCGTCCATGCGCATCAATTGCTACAGCACCATCTTGGCGTCAGTCAGATTCATCTCTGTATCGGAGGTTCCATGGGGGGGCAACAGGTCATGGAATGGGCGATTACGGATCCATATTTATTTAAAAATATTTGCCTGCTTTCATGTAATGCAGTTTTCTCACCCTGGGGGATAGCTTTTAATGAAGCACAGCGTATGTCTATTGAGGCTGGTATGGATAGTCAGGGCAATATCAATTTGTTGGGACTCGAAGCTGCTCGTGGTCTTGCCATGTTGTCCTATCGAAATTACATCACATTTGATTTGTCCCAGACTGAAGACGAAGACAAAATAGATGGTTTTAAATCATCCAGTTATCAACGGTACCAGGGAATAAAATTGAGCAAACGATTTGACCCTTACTCTTATATCACCTTAAGTAAAGCAATGGATAGCCATCATGTTGGTAGGAAAAGGGGAGGGGTACCTCATGCACTCTCCCTGATTAAAGCGAAAACAGCAGTAGTAGGTATCAATACGGACATTTTATTTCCACTATCAGAACAAAAATTGTTGGCAGATTATATTCCTGATGCTACCTTGGATAAAATACATTCGGATTTCGGTCACGATGGATTTTTGCTGGAATATGATGCTATCCAGGCAGTATTGCAAGACAGATTAGGTCTCCTATATTAAGATCTAATATTCAATCCCTCACTTTGGCTATTAATTTTACTTGTTGGGCTGCGCCTTGCTGAAATCTGACATAATAATTGCCTGTAGGAAGGTTTTCGGAATTCCAATCTAGAGTATTCCATCCTGGAGTCAGTTTGCCGGTGTGGATGTTTTCAATGATTTGGCCGCCAGGATTAAATATCGAAACCATACTATAGGTGCCATCAGACAGGAGTTTGATGGAGATTTTATTGACAAAAGGATTTGGGCTCACGCTCAAAATATTGGTACCTGCTTTTACAGTTTCTTCGTGGGTAGGTGTGGTCAGGCAGCCAAAGCTGGATTTGATGATTGGAAGTTTTTGATAAGTTTTGGTCAAGGCACTTTGTACATCAGCCTGGTTGACACAAAACCATTCTTCCAGGATACTGCCATACACTGATCTGAAATCATATTGCATGGGTATATTGTCATAGTCTTTAGCTTCTTTTGGAATGGTCGGATTCTGACCCAAAAGATTTCCTCCATCGATGGCATGACCGAATAACATGAGTGGTGCCGCTGCACCATGATCAGTACCCCGACTTGCATTGGATATGATCCTTCGGCCAAATTCAGAGATGGTCATACCGATGACTCTATCCTGCAATCCCAGTGCTTCAAGATCCTTGAGAAAAGCGTTCACTCCTGAAGAGATCGACTTTAATAGATTATGATGTTCTCCTTGAGTATGATCATTCTCAAGTACTTGATTGGCATGATTGTCAAAGCCTGAGATACTTACTTTATAAACGCGACTTTTTAATCCACCTGCGATTAATCGCGCAACGATTTTGAGCTGATCAGCCAGGTTATGGTCAGGATAGCTGACTTTATTTTGTGATTTGCTGTAAGCGAGTTTCATGCGTTCGCCATAAGAGTTTGATTGTCTTCGTATTAGGCGTACGTAACCCAGTTTTTCCCCATAAAGGTCATTGGGAAGGGGAGTTTCTATTCCTTCGATGAGCTTATTGAAGGAAGCAGGATCTGCAATGGTCACGCTCATACTGGTGGCCGGGCCCTGAAAAGTCAATGATTGTCCATAGCCAATCTCTACTGACAATGGATCCGGCATATCTTCGTTAGGAAATCCAGTAGGAAAATTTGGGTATTCGTATTGAAGATACCTGCCGGCCCATCCCGAACTCAATATCTCATCAGCATCGGATCCAGACATCCAAATATCGGTCGATCTGAAATGGGAGTAATTGGGTGACGGGTAGCCTACTGATTGAATGAATTTTATTTTACCTTCATGATACAAACCACGGATTTCGTCCAAGGCTGGATGAAATCCGGTCTTATTGGTAGTATTAAGGCTTAATATTTTTGCAGCAGGCAATGCCACCGAAGATCTGGCTTTGGAATACAGGTCATATTGGTCAAGCGGGATTAAAGTATTCAGCCCATCATTGCCTCCTTCTAATTGGATGATGACCAGTACCCGATCCGTATCTGTTTTGAACCAATCAAACCAACTATTGGACATGGGCCGATGAATATCCTTCAAGATGGATGAAGATATTATACCCCCTCCTGCGACTCCCAAAAAATCTCTTCTTTTCATGACCACTACATTAATTGAAATTCATCCATCTGGAGAATATATTGAAAAAATAATTTGAGTCTGATTTCGACTGTGTTTCTAAACATGGTGTCATTTACATTAGCTTTCCATGCACTCCATGCACTGGTCCAATAATAATCTGTCAATTGACCTGATAACAAGATTGATTTTAGATGGACTTTTACACTAGGGTCTATACTGGTGGTGAAGAGGGTGTTCAACACATCTTCAATTAAATAGTTAGGATCTGCTGCTCTTGGGTAACTATCTATATATGCTACCCAATCAATAGTAGCGACCTTATCACCCATTTGATACCCATACCAAACCAGGAGCTCTGAGTGATTACCTCTTTCGTGAATCGTGTGGGTACTGATCCAGGATTTGTCAAATTGCGGGTATTGATAGTAGGCGGGCCATCCTGAGACATTGGGTGGGTCACCAATATCCTGTTGTAATGATGTAAGGAAGTAATATAAAACAGTTTGGGCTTTAAACTTGGATTTGTACTCAGTAAGGTCCTGAGGAAATCTCATTTGGAAATGGCGATTAGCTCCCAGGATATAATCCATAGGAGATTTGATCATCGCTAATCTGAGGAGAGGGTCGAAAAAATGTTCAGAGGATAAAAGGGTCTGCAGCACAGGCAGTATCTCGTAATTATTTTCTTTAAATAGTTTGGCCAGAGGTTGAATGATATTGATTTCTGTCTGCTCAGAAATCTCCGGATAAACAAAATAGGTATAAATTTTCCGACAAATATATAATGCACATTCCGGATGTCCTACGATCATATCGATCAATTCATCCATTTCGGTCATACCATTGTCGCCAGCCCTGCCTTTGATGATGGTTTCCCCATAAAAGGAAGAAAATCTTTTATCACTTGTATCATGTGCCCAGGCAGCGAAAAATGTTTTAGGTTTGAGATAATCTGATTTCCAGCCGGTGAGTACTTTGGCAGCTGCTTTGATATCTTCTTCAGTAAATTTAGCATTGGGACCTTTGCCTATACAAAACAATTCTTGAAGCTCTCG encodes:
- a CDS encoding DUF1800 domain-containing protein → MNSLILSQTKETFMSPGPGMSDMLQKGLQTYVGPMDSGSINHLLRRTLFGVTKADFSLFQAKGDLSSMIASLFSKPQVPGPPIVNYTDGKDIKEPTVADGKTWINEAWDDKIEYYRLLSLKTWWINLALYDQTITEKMIMFWHNHIPVEMVGVFHARQSYDYLSTLRKHALGNFKQLVKDLTKDPMMLFYLNGNSNDKTAPDENYARELQELFCIGKGPNAKFTEEDIKAAAKVLTGWKSDYLKPKTFFAAWAHDTSDKRFSSFYGETIIKGRAGDNGMTEMDELIDMIVGHPECALYICRKIYTYFVYPEISEQTEINIIQPLAKLFKENNYEILPVLQTLLSSEHFFDPLLRLAMIKSPMDYILGANRHFQMRFPQDLTEYKSKFKAQTVLYYFLTSLQQDIGDPPNVSGWPAYYQYPQFDKSWISTHTIHERGNHSELLVWYGYQMGDKVATIDWVAYIDSYPRAADPNYLIEDVLNTLFTTSIDPSVKVHLKSILLSGQLTDYYWTSAWSAWKANVNDTMFRNTVEIRLKLFFQYILQMDEFQLM
- a CDS encoding DUF1501 domain-containing protein is translated as MKRRDFLGVAGGGIISSSILKDIHRPMSNSWFDWFKTDTDRVLVIIQLEGGNDGLNTLIPLDQYDLYSKARSSVALPAAKILSLNTTNKTGFHPALDEIRGLYHEGKIKFIQSVGYPSPNYSHFRSTDIWMSGSDADEILSSGWAGRYLQYEYPNFPTGFPNEDMPDPLSVEIGYGQSLTFQGPATSMSVTIADPASFNKLIEGIETPLPNDLYGEKLGYVRLIRRQSNSYGERMKLAYSKSQNKVSYPDHNLADQLKIVARLIAGGLKSRVYKVSISGFDNHANQVLENDHTQGEHHNLLKSISSGVNAFLKDLEALGLQDRVIGMTISEFGRRIISNASRGTDHGAAAPLMLFGHAIDGGNLLGQNPTIPKEAKDYDNIPMQYDFRSVYGSILEEWFCVNQADVQSALTKTYQKLPIIKSSFGCLTTPTHEETVKAGTNILSVSPNPFVNKISIKLLSDGTYSMVSIFNPGGQIIENIHTGKLTPGWNTLDWNSENLPTGNYYVRFQQGAAQQVKLIAKVRD
- the metX gene encoding homoserine O-acetyltransferase; the encoded protein is MENKTFRSLSSFPLECGTSLSSVDISYTDVGDKSQPVVWICHALTANADPQEWWPGLVGEGKLLDPARYRIICANNLGSCYGTTGPTSIPAGGVKAYKSDFPLITIRDIVHAHQLLQHHLGVSQIHLCIGGSMGGQQVMEWAITDPYLFKNICLLSCNAVFSPWGIAFNEAQRMSIEAGMDSQGNINLLGLEAARGLAMLSYRNYITFDLSQTEDEDKIDGFKSSSYQRYQGIKLSKRFDPYSYITLSKAMDSHHVGRKRGGVPHALSLIKAKTAVVGINTDILFPLSEQKLLADYIPDATLDKIHSDFGHDGFLLEYDAIQAVLQDRLGLLY